The segment AGGACGGCGATCAAATCGGCCTCGGTCGGGGCGTCGGTCAGTTCGACATGGCCGAGCGATCGGGGGAGGACATAACGGATGCGGCCGGCGCGGTTCTTCTTGTCGAGGGTCATGGCCTCGCGGAGGGCTGAGGGGTCGAGCCCCGGGGCCCTCGTCGGCAGGCCGAGATGATGCAAGAGGCGGGCGAGCCGATCGGTCAGGTGGGCGTCGATCCAGCCGAGCCGCTCGGCCAGCATCGCCTCGGCGACCATGCCGGCGGCGACGGCCTCGCCGTGCTGAAACTCCTGACCGTAACCGGCGACGGCCTCAATGGCGTGGCCGATGGTGTGGCCGAAGTTCAGGACGGCCCGCAGTCCGGTTTCCTCGCGCTCGTCCTGCGAGACGACCTCGGCCTTCAACTCGCAGCAGCGGGCGACGACCCGTCGGACGGTCTCGGGCTCCTGAAGCATCAGGGCCTCGGCATCGCGCTCGATCGCCTCGAAGAAGGGGAAGTCGAGGATGACGCCGTACTTGACCACCTCGGCCATCCCACAGCGCAGCTCTCGGGGGGGCAGGCTGATCAGTGTCTCGGTGTCGATCCAGACGCCGCTCGGCTGGTGGAAGCTGCCGACGATGTTCTTGGCCGCGGGGCGGTTGACGGCCACCTTGCCGCCGACGGAGCTATCGACCTGCGCCAGGAGGGTCGTCGGCACCATGAGCAACGAGATT is part of the Tautonia marina genome and harbors:
- the aroB gene encoding 3-dehydroquinate synthase, yielding MTDAPSPPPLDPEPRPRTVHVPLGERSYDIRIVSGAPEGFGPFARAALEATRAGRGCRVALVITDTNVEPIAEPFAAALNAQGIATETAVIPPGEASKSLDQAAALLDRLIAMRADRHAAVVAIGGGVVGDLAGFVAATYARGISLLMVPTTLLAQVDSSVGGKVAVNRPAAKNIVGSFHQPSGVWIDTETLISLPPRELRCGMAEVVKYGVILDFPFFEAIERDAEALMLQEPETVRRVVARCCELKAEVVSQDEREETGLRAVLNFGHTIGHAIEAVAGYGQEFQHGEAVAAGMVAEAMLAERLGWIDAHLTDRLARLLHHLGLPTRAPGLDPSALREAMTLDKKNRAGRIRYVLPRSLGHVELTDAPTEADLIAVLADLTAPER